One window of Medicago truncatula cultivar Jemalong A17 chromosome 2, MtrunA17r5.0-ANR, whole genome shotgun sequence genomic DNA carries:
- the LOC120578289 gene encoding protein KINESIN LIGHT CHAIN-RELATED 2-like: protein MRLEQSCCTITHPPPNTITKPPTTYVTVTIKNSTYLPPPRRTTPNGRLKHDTTTLLYQLTTSNIIYLVDGPKQFCTYNKSKRLEFACVQRYAINEAEDLFKEARTILEKEYGPYHPDTLGVYCNLVRTYDAMGRVDDAIEMLEYVVGMREENLGTANPDVDDEKCRLAELLKEAGRSRNRKSKRSLETLLDSNSQIIKDNCTSINVFNLYGNLKCFDSLCM, encoded by the exons ATGCGACTAGAACAAAGTTGCTGCACCATCACCCACCCTCCGCCTAACACTATCACCAAACCACCCACCACCTACGTCACCGTCACCATCAAGAATTCTACCTACCTCCCGCCACCACGAAGAACCACTCCTAACGGGCGACTAAAACATGATACCACAACCCTTCTCTATCAACTAACAACCTCCAACATCATTTACCTA GTTGACGGTCCGAAACAATTTTGCACATACAACAAATCAAAACGTTTAGAATTTGCTTGTGTCCAAAGGTATGCTATAAATGAAGCTGAGGATTTGTTCAAAGAGGCTAGGACGATATTGGAAAAAGAGTATGGTCCTTATCATCCAGATACCTTAGGAGTTTATTGCAATCTTGTCAGAACCTATGATGCAATGGGAAG AGTGGATGATGCCATTGAAATGTTGGAATATGTAGTTGGAATGAGAGAAGAGAATCTAGGAACAGCAAACCCTGATGTCGACGATGAAAAATGCAGGTTGGCCGAGTTGTTAAAAGAAGCAGGAAGATCAAGAAACAGGAAATCAAAAAGATCGTTGGAAACTCTTCTTGATTCAAACTCTCAAATTATAAAAGACAATTGCAcatcaataaatgtttttaatttgtatgGTAATTTGAAATGTTTTGATTCATTGTGTatgtaa
- the LOC25486147 gene encoding uncharacterized protein, whose amino-acid sequence MAKGRKLTTSRSERFLGTYGYSHNQSSAAAADPSELREEDIWSTDVGSGEVDLNFSDEWESPNAETVEIIGGGSGSSYRNRHRITQNSDEHRQLGGLSLAFEDPVNSSTVATARIVHQFRAHDGVASSPSARGRHMATSLPVNVPDWSKILRVDSVESLHDDSFDDDDESEMVPPHEYLARSRKNAAKSVFEGVGRTLKGRDLSRVRDAVWSQTGFDG is encoded by the coding sequence ATGGCGAAAGGTCGGAAATTAACAACCAGCCGGAGTGAACGTTTCTTAGGAACATACGGTTACTCTCACAACCAAAGTTCCGCCGCCGCAGCCGATCCATCGGAGCTCCGGGAAGAGGATATCTGGTCCACAGATGTTGGTTCCGGTGAAGTTGACTTGAATTTCTCCGATGAGTGGGAATCACCAAACGCTGAAACCGTTGAGATAATCGGCGGTGGTTCTGGCTCATCGTATCGGAACCGGCATCGGATTACTCAAAACAGCGATGAACACCGTCAATTAGGTGGTTTATCACTTGCGTTCGAAGATCCAGTGAATTCCTCCACGGTGGCGACGGCGAGGATTGTGCATCAGTTTCGTGCACACGACGGCGTTGCGTCTTCGCCTTCGGCACGTGGACGGCACATGGCGACATCGTTGCCGGTGAACGTGCCGGATTGGAGTAAGATACTCCGAGTTGACTCGGTTGAGTCGTTACACGACGATAGTTTCGACGACGATGATGAATCGGAGATGGTTCCGCCGCATGAATATTTGGCGCGTAGCCGTAAGAATGCAGCGAAATCGGTTTTCGAAGGTGTGGGTCGAACTTTGAAGGGTCGTGATTTGAGCCGGGTTCGTGATGCTGTTTGGAGTCAGACCGGGTTCgatggttga
- the LOC112419316 gene encoding uncharacterized protein gives MAVYAITQTPWSDYAAHVSWSKPPPSHLKCNVDCALFNNISAVGYGFCFRNSTGHFVSGMSNFTHCNLLPAEAEAWGLFEAMKFALDNDMPSVIFESDCKTIVDIVNSHQVPQNELGDIISKCKDLLSSHTGFVVNHVRRQANKVAHSIARASLSHPSPNVLYDVPDYLYSLIINEMA, from the coding sequence ATGGCAGTATATGCAATAACACAAACACCATGGTCAGATTATGCAGCACACGTCTCTTGGTCCAAGCCTCCACCCTCGCACTTAAAATGCAATGTTGACTGTGCATTGTTTAACAACATCTCAGCAGTAGGTTATGGCTTTTGCTTTCGCAATTCAACAGGTCATTTTGTGTCCGGTATGTCGAATTTTACTCACTGCAATTTACTCCCTGCTGAAGCTGAAGCTTGGGGCTTATTTGAGGCCATGAAATTTGCCTTAGATAATGACATGCCCTCTGTCATTTTTGAGTCTGATTGCAAAACTATTGTTGACATAGTGAACTCCCATCAAGTGCCTCAAAATGAGCTTGGAGACATTATCTCTAAGTGTAAGGATTTGTTATCATCTCACACTGGTTTTGTTGTGAATCATGTTAGGCGGCAAGCAAATAAGGTTGCTCATTCAATAGCAAGAGCTTCCTTATCCCACCCTAGCCCCAATGTTTTATATGATGTACCCGATTACTTGTACTCTTTAATCATTAATGAAATGGCCTAA